From Puniceicoccus vermicola, a single genomic window includes:
- a CDS encoding AraC family transcriptional regulator: protein METSYRSKLGQLLNSRLHFDQVRHEQFQPGFSARSQIVPTCRFILFTGGSVRYQVEGEDVNCEAGSVLFVPPWIWREWEVVGDRPAELLWTVFSASEGIFQDFDHLILDRPTEFFLQRLGMERILALKQRQEKYDLLMEGEMKAVLARFFLNLPELVMEKKRASDRHPEVDYSVRWLQAHYYVPTALAELQEQLTLHPDYFRDLFRRQMHESPNRYLTTLRMRAARYFLKDSVMSIKEVAARCGYTDALYFSRAYRKFWNHSPSEERK, encoded by the coding sequence GCCTGGGTTTTCTGCACGCAGCCAAATCGTGCCAACCTGTCGTTTCATCCTCTTTACTGGCGGATCTGTCCGCTATCAGGTTGAAGGTGAGGATGTGAACTGTGAAGCGGGTTCGGTCTTATTTGTGCCACCCTGGATCTGGCGTGAATGGGAGGTCGTAGGGGATCGGCCTGCCGAATTGCTCTGGACGGTCTTCAGCGCTAGCGAGGGAATTTTTCAGGATTTCGATCATCTTATCCTGGATCGACCGACAGAGTTTTTCCTCCAGCGTTTAGGTATGGAGCGTATTCTTGCACTAAAGCAGAGGCAGGAGAAATACGATCTTCTGATGGAGGGAGAGATGAAAGCCGTCCTTGCCCGTTTCTTTCTAAACCTGCCTGAGCTGGTTATGGAAAAAAAGCGAGCTTCCGACCGTCATCCGGAAGTCGATTACTCGGTCCGTTGGCTACAGGCGCACTATTATGTCCCCACTGCCTTGGCTGAGTTACAGGAACAGTTGACCCTCCATCCGGATTACTTTCGCGATCTCTTTCGCCGCCAGATGCATGAGAGCCCGAATCGCTACCTCACCACGCTCCGTATGCGTGCGGCCCGGTACTTTTTGAAGGATTCGGTTATGAGTATCAAAGAAGTGGCTGCACGCTGCGGCTACACCGATGCGTTGTATTTCAGCCGCGCTTACAGGAAGTTCTGGAATCACTCGCCCAGTGAGGAGCGAAAATAG